In the genome of Mucisphaera calidilacus, one region contains:
- a CDS encoding ATP-dependent Clp protease ATP-binding subunit — translation MFERFTDRARKVMALANQEAQRFNHEYIGTEHVLLGLVKEGSGVGANVLKNLDVDLRKVRLEVEKLVKSGPDMVTMGKLPQTPRAKKVIEYAIEEARNLNHNYVGTEHVLLGLLREHEGVAAQVLMNLGLKLEEVREEVLNLLGAGVEPEEATSSGSKSSDEPSSKGGKSKTPALDSFGRDLTELAKEGTLDPVIGRADEIERLVQILCRRSKNNPVLLGEAGVGKTAIVEGLAQRIIGNEVPDILADRRIVVLDLAMMVAGTKYRGQFEERIKAVMNEVRRAKNVLLFIDELHTLVGAGGAEGAIDASNVLKPALSRGEIQCIGATTLDEYRKYIEKDGALERRFQTIMVEPPNKADTVQILRGLRDRYEAHHRVRITDEALEQAVEFSERYITARVQPDKSIDVIDEAGARIRLKSMTKPPNLAELEEQIERLQIEKDEAVKAADYEHAAELRDRAESLRAEKDQIQQEWRAKSQEVDGVVDEEVIAEVVSKMTGVPLTRLEKAESQRLLQLEDELHKRVISQDEAIKAISKSIRRARSGLKDPRRPMGSFIFIGPSGVGKTLLSKALAEFMFGDQEALIRIDMSEYMEKHNVSRLIGAPPGYVGYEEGGQLTEQIRRRPYSVVLLDEIEKAHPDVFNMLLQIMEEGELTDSFGRHVSFRNVIIIMTSNIGADLIKNKAGFGFAKRTEEADYEKIKKTLMTEIERYFRPEFINRLDETIIFRPLNKEDLVSIVEYELKQVFKRLEERDMSLEVDQPAKDFLIDKGYNPDFGARPLRRAIEHYVEDPLSESILREDFGPGHVVRVTRKEDEDHLSFSSSLKPKAEPDADSSASEVAEAAEKG, via the coding sequence ATGTTTGAACGCTTCACAGATCGAGCCCGCAAGGTGATGGCCTTGGCCAACCAGGAGGCTCAGCGGTTTAACCACGAGTACATCGGCACCGAGCACGTGTTGCTGGGTCTGGTGAAGGAGGGTTCGGGTGTCGGTGCGAACGTGCTGAAGAACCTGGACGTTGACCTTCGGAAGGTTCGTCTGGAGGTTGAGAAGCTGGTGAAGTCGGGCCCGGACATGGTGACGATGGGGAAGCTTCCCCAGACGCCACGGGCGAAGAAGGTGATTGAGTATGCGATCGAGGAGGCGCGGAACCTGAACCACAACTACGTGGGGACGGAGCACGTGCTTCTGGGGTTGCTGCGTGAGCACGAGGGCGTTGCGGCTCAGGTTCTGATGAACCTGGGGCTGAAGCTCGAGGAGGTCCGCGAGGAGGTGTTGAATCTCCTGGGCGCGGGCGTTGAGCCCGAGGAGGCGACGTCGAGCGGGAGCAAGTCGTCGGACGAGCCGTCGAGCAAGGGCGGCAAGAGCAAGACGCCTGCGTTGGACTCGTTTGGTCGCGACCTGACGGAGTTGGCGAAGGAGGGCACGCTTGACCCGGTGATCGGCCGTGCGGACGAGATCGAGCGTCTGGTGCAGATTCTCTGCCGTCGTTCGAAGAACAACCCGGTGCTGCTGGGTGAGGCGGGCGTGGGCAAGACCGCGATCGTCGAGGGTCTGGCGCAGCGGATCATTGGCAACGAGGTGCCTGACATCCTCGCGGACCGTCGGATCGTGGTGCTGGACCTGGCGATGATGGTGGCGGGCACGAAGTACCGCGGCCAGTTCGAGGAGCGGATCAAGGCGGTGATGAACGAGGTGCGTCGCGCGAAGAACGTGCTGCTGTTCATCGACGAGCTGCACACGCTGGTGGGTGCCGGTGGCGCGGAGGGCGCGATCGACGCGAGTAATGTGCTGAAGCCGGCGTTGTCGCGCGGCGAGATCCAGTGCATCGGTGCGACGACGCTTGACGAGTACCGGAAGTACATCGAGAAGGACGGCGCGTTGGAGCGTCGGTTCCAGACGATCATGGTCGAGCCGCCGAACAAGGCGGACACGGTCCAGATTCTGCGTGGGCTGCGTGATCGTTACGAGGCGCACCACCGCGTGCGGATCACGGACGAGGCGTTGGAGCAGGCGGTGGAGTTTTCGGAGCGGTACATCACGGCGCGTGTTCAGCCGGACAAATCGATCGACGTGATCGACGAGGCGGGTGCGCGGATCCGTTTGAAGTCGATGACGAAGCCGCCGAACCTCGCGGAGCTCGAGGAGCAGATCGAGCGTCTGCAGATCGAGAAGGACGAGGCGGTGAAGGCGGCGGACTACGAGCACGCGGCGGAGCTGCGTGACCGGGCCGAGAGCCTGCGTGCCGAGAAGGACCAGATCCAGCAGGAGTGGCGTGCGAAGTCGCAGGAAGTGGACGGGGTTGTCGACGAGGAGGTCATCGCCGAGGTGGTCTCGAAGATGACCGGCGTGCCGCTGACGCGTCTTGAGAAGGCGGAGAGCCAGCGTCTGCTGCAGCTCGAGGACGAGTTGCACAAGCGTGTGATCAGCCAGGACGAGGCGATCAAGGCGATCAGCAAGTCGATCCGTCGTGCGCGATCGGGTTTGAAGGACCCGCGTCGTCCGATGGGTTCGTTCATCTTTATCGGCCCGTCGGGCGTGGGCAAGACGCTGTTGAGCAAGGCTCTGGCGGAGTTCATGTTCGGCGACCAGGAGGCGTTGATCCGCATCGACATGTCGGAGTACATGGAGAAGCACAACGTGAGTCGTCTGATCGGCGCGCCTCCCGGGTACGTCGGGTATGAAGAGGGCGGTCAGCTGACGGAGCAGATCCGTCGCCGGCCTTATTCGGTGGTGCTGCTCGACGAGATCGAGAAGGCGCACCCGGACGTCTTCAACATGCTGCTGCAGATCATGGAAGAGGGCGAGCTGACGGACTCGTTCGGCCGGCACGTGTCGTTCCGCAACGTGATCATCATCATGACGTCGAACATCGGCGCGGACCTGATCAAGAACAAGGCGGGTTTCGGTTTCGCGAAGCGGACCGAGGAGGCGGATTACGAGAAGATCAAGAAGACGCTGATGACGGAGATCGAGCGTTACTTCCGTCCGGAGTTCATCAACCGTCTGGACGAGACGATCATCTTCCGCCCGCTGAACAAGGAGGACCTTGTCTCGATCGTCGAGTACGAGTTGAAGCAGGTCTTCAAGCGTCTCGAGGAGCGTGACATGTCGCTTGAGGTGGATCAGCCGGCGAAGGATTTCCTGATCGACAAGGGCTACAACCCGGACTTCGGTGCCCGTCCGCTGCGTCGTGCGATCGAGCATTATGTTGAGGATCCGTTGTCGGAGTCGATCCTGCGTGAGGACTTCGGCCCGGGTCACGTCGTGCGTGTGACGCGTAAGGAAGACGAGGATCACCTTTCGTTCTCTTCGTCGTTGAAGCCGAAGGCGGAGCCGGATGCTGATTCGTCGGCGTCGGAGGTCGCGGAGGCGGCGGAGAAGGGTTGA